The Pseudalkalibacillus hwajinpoensis DNA window GTCGACGAAATACCTAAATGAAGTATATCAAAATCGAGGTATGATGAAAAAAGACTACAATAAAGAGCCCTCCATACAAACCGTTGTATGGAGGACCATGCACTCTTATCCTTTTATAAATCTGCCATTGAGTGTACTTGCAACGACTCTGCAAAGCCTTCCGTAAAGCCTTCATCCAATGTTCGAGCTAGAAAACTGATTCTTTTCTGTTGCCCGGAAACAAAGTAATTATCCGTGAAAATGCCTTCCGAGTTACTTGTAACATATACCTGCTTCGCAAGTACATCAGTTTCCAAAATGTATTCTTTTCCTAAGGGTGTAACAACTTCTTCTATCTTTACATCAGGTTTGGAGAGGGAAAGATTTTTTACAGATGTAAAATAATGATATTTCGCATCTGTGATTTCTCCATCTATCTCCAGCTCAGCTTTAAACACCACTTCATTCGGGTTGCGTCCTTCAAGAATTTCTTCTGTCGCTAATGTGACAAACTTACTCGTTGAATTGGCTTCTAATATAAACTCTTCATTCCATTCTCGGAGCAATTCCCCATCGAAAGCTAACAATTTCATGTGAATCGAACCTTGAAGTTTGTTTAGAACATCTGAAATGATATGAAGATCTACTTGCGTATTCTTCGTACCATCGATCGAGAGCATTATATCCTGGAAACTTCTCTTCGCATAATAATGGAGAGCTTTCCACCTACCATAGTAGTCCATGCTTGCCCAAGATGCGACAGGCCAGCAGTCATTCATTTGCCAGTAAAGTGTGCCCATACAGTAAGGTTTCTTTCTTCGATGGGCTTCAATTGCTGTCTTGATTCCTTCTGCTTGAAGAACCTGACTCATATAAAGAAATGAGGGAAAATCTTTAGGTTCTGGGAGATAAGTCTCCATGTACTCTTTGATTAAATAATTTCCTCGACCATTTTTCTGGTGATGCAGCATAACCTCAGAATCAAGAGCCATATCTTCGATCCCCCTCCCCACCCTCAATTTCAGGGAACAGGGCGATACCGATATTCTTATCCGGTACAGATTCAAGAAGTGGTCCAAGAGACCATGCTCCATCAATCATCATGGCTGCGTCACCCATAGCAAACAAGTCGCGGTGCTGGATGTTATCGATCGAGTTAAAGTCTTCATTAAATGCTTTCATGTCGGAAAGCTCCTTGATCACATTTACTGCTTTAATAAATTTTTCATTCGTAAACTTCTTATCACCATTAAGTACTGCGGGCAAGAAGTCACTACCTGTCATGCGGTCTCCGATTGTGCTGATATAAGAAGATTGCAATACCCACTGCGCTTTATTACCAAGGGCAATCGGGATGGTATCATTTGATTTAAGTGTTTTAACTAACTTTTTGAACTCATCATACGTTTGTGGAAACTCATCATAACCAGCTTCCTTAAGCATATCTTTGTCATAATAAACAAGGCTTGTTGGTGTGATGTTTGCTGGTAATGCATACTGCTTACCTTCAACACGGTAATCGCCAAGCTGTCCTTCTTTAATAAGGTCATCCCAGTTGCTTAGAATATCATCGATCGGCTGAACGAGTTTACCATCGACTAGTGGCTTAAGTTCAGCTCCAGGGAAAACCTGAATAAGGTCTGGCAACTGCTTTCCTGCAGCCTGTGTTTTCACTTTTACTTTAAATTGATCATGAGGAATACTCTGCTGCTTGATTACAATATTAGGATGTTCGTCATTAAATTTCTCTACCTGTTTAAGGCTGGCTTCATTTTGTGGTGAAGGCTCCGTCCAGATATTCCAGAACGTTAATTCAATCTTATCTCCGTCTCCCCCAGACGAACCGCTTGAAGCATCATCGCCTGAACATGCCGAAAGCATCAGTACAAGGACTATCATAGCGATAAATAAACTATGAGATCTTATCTTTTTCAACATTTCCCATCCCCTTTATTTTTTAAAAGCGCTTACATTTAAATTGTAAACGGATTCATTGAAGCTGATAATCCGAAAAAATTAAGATACTATCCTAAAAATTATGTAGTTTTTAGATTATTTTGTATATTTTACTTTGCTATTTCTTATTATCAATACATTAGATAACAAAATACAACATAAAAAAGCTAAGAGATCGAGAGACCTCTTAGCTTTTTTAGTTAATTCAACAAAATCTCCTCAATTCCAAATGATTGAATGGCACTTATTTTTACTATTTAATCGTAACATTGTCAATCGTGATGGTTGATGGAATAGAAACACCGTTGATCTCCCCTACTTCAAAGACTAGTTTTCCATTTACATTGGTTGCACTTGTCATTTCAAAAGTAAATGAATGCGTCTCCACCTCTTCACCGATTGATATCACTTTTGTATCCATAAATGGAATGAACCAGGGATCAGACGATAATGGCTCACCGACTAAGAGGTTAACCTCTCTTGGAGCTGTGGATTTGGCGTCTAATGAAACCGTATATTCTCTTCCATTCTCAAAGAATAGATTTTCTTGAAAGACTTGCGGACTATAAGATTGGGCTCCTGTCTTTTCGAAAACAATCTCCATCTGTCCATCCTTATGAACTACTTCTCCTTCAGCAAATCCACTCCATTGATCTCCCCACCATGATCCCCAATTTACTAATCCATTAGAGGCTTTACACCCGCCTCGCTTGTTTACGTTCGTTACCATACATCGATTTGAATACGATAGCTAAGAAAATAACCGTAATAATGAACAAACATATGCTAGCAGCAGTGTAACCATAGTTGTTATACTTAAATGCTTGATTGTACAAATAGAGCACTCATAGCACCAATCGCCATATGCTCACCTGCTACAAACCACGATATAAGAAAAGTTCAAGGTAACTTGTACCTCTGTTTCGAAGGTTCCGAGATGTAAGAATGAGATCATACCCTTCTTTCTCAGCATGCTTTCGAAAACTCTCAATCACTGCACTAAAGAAAGGATGCTTCATGCCAACTTCATTACCTTCAGAGAACATAACACCTATTGTCCATGATTTCTTAGTTGAAAGAGATTGAGCATGGGCGTTTGGTAAGTAACCCATTTCAGCCGCAGTATCAAGTATAGCCTGTCTCGTTTTCTTACTAACATCAG harbors:
- a CDS encoding glycoside hydrolase family 2 protein produces the protein MALDSEVMLHHQKNGRGNYLIKEYMETYLPEPKDFPSFLYMSQVLQAEGIKTAIEAHRRKKPYCMGTLYWQMNDCWPVASWASMDYYGRWKALHYYAKRSFQDIMLSIDGTKNTQVDLHIISDVLNKLQGSIHMKLLAFDGELLREWNEEFILEANSTSKFVTLATEEILEGRNPNEVVFKAELEIDGEITDAKYHYFTSVKNLSLSKPDVKIEEVVTPLGKEYILETDVLAKQVYVTSNSEGIFTDNYFVSGQQKRISFLARTLDEGFTEGFAESLQVHSMADL
- a CDS encoding extracellular solute-binding protein, giving the protein MLKKIRSHSLFIAMIVLVLMLSACSGDDASSGSSGGDGDKIELTFWNIWTEPSPQNEASLKQVEKFNDEHPNIVIKQQSIPHDQFKVKVKTQAAGKQLPDLIQVFPGAELKPLVDGKLVQPIDDILSNWDDLIKEGQLGDYRVEGKQYALPANITPTSLVYYDKDMLKEAGYDEFPQTYDEFKKLVKTLKSNDTIPIALGNKAQWVLQSSYISTIGDRMTGSDFLPAVLNGDKKFTNEKFIKAVNVIKELSDMKAFNEDFNSIDNIQHRDLFAMGDAAMMIDGAWSLGPLLESVPDKNIGIALFPEIEGGEGDRRYGS
- a CDS encoding carbohydrate binding domain-containing protein, yielding MVTNVNKRGGCKASNGLVNWGSWWGDQWSGFAEGEVVHKDGQMEIVFEKTGAQSYSPQVFQENLFFENGREYTVSLDAKSTAPREVNLLVGEPLSSDPWFIPFMDTKVISIGEEVETHSFTFEMTSATNVNGKLVFEVGEINGVSIPSTITIDNVTIK